In Plasmodium knowlesi strain H genome assembly, chromosome: 7, one DNA window encodes the following:
- a CDS encoding protein kinase, putative, with translation MRKDSAVWGFVKDGASSSTENIIIPTPTTGNEKNLTNARRSEHGECISMEKAQREEGQLGDFNRESKISAEGPSDRSVPQQKTQHADGLSDKSALSQNDQNSDEENVHRAHIDTLRKMKSNPEINLKRGEEIVRNVCVFVSDDLTLKRKIEAPPEEFINRLSMKAFHLYFPPYASCYNQISMALLYLSGDVGDILIGLKYFIENLDEINFLVLSCIANLKRKKKVKRNQVILHLIQFLRNRLCEENINYKYSREHMLDFYDNLMHSKRTFFEAGLMKDAVDVKDLRLIYLYTHGIRMKKESSFVKEVLHPISDSPSEAENPCREGQVKNEMNRRNLVISSSGHELNLKYRKKKKKKKKKKKKLVGEIPVPNVHLGLHSCFRERSIYNIGSCNSSFFLKKKMCKYTSKYIERYMKGRNMCRNGDTGICSCLSSIIVSVFSDAKLREKVNIAKKEVKSVKNAFLKIKRIENLVDRMIKYDPENVIYTGGDTLPQRAIQEAHKYNEDEERGRSQVKRKRSQVEAELPKEEPPQMINGEVTTSNCCNTRERTFSEIFSSENRKKKKKKTGKSKENNADREGDEEDSDAESEESIKTYYYENYDFNFVFLGSVKKGSDRHRSLLFKLLCDSVDIPCRFVRYVKNQRVKYFNLVLIPSLPEQNIPECIIPIFWEEKTKTKTNTSGQSRITISNFTNNVKMTLGYIDNFFLKIWEGNNEVVNLDDYFIFEKKLGVGGFGEVWDVSLKEDRQVQTSFFFPSIKDTAHFALKIMDMNEFNLNESVILREKAHANVVKIYCTFKGYQMLLNRQHQEERKECLCFLLQLADTSLEKVFCDTGATYNLNFARLTLLEIANVMSFIHKPNTKQEFYIYRDLKPDNVLMKGKEILLTDFNLSRKVDQEFEYLMSQCCGTRGHLAPEQKSVAYNKTVDIWAFAVIVAKFLKHKNFHYFSHGGYKVDLKHFEIQDKFLINLMLSCIDENPFMRPTFAEISRMIINEIVRNELERYGRSTFLKRD, from the exons ATGCGTAAAGACAGCGCAGTTTGGGGATTCGTCAAAGACGGCGCCAGTTCTAGTACGGAGAACATCATTATTCCGACCCCCACTacgggaaatgaaaagaatctGACCAATGCCAGGCGCAGTGAGCACGGGGAGTGCATCAGCATGGAAAAAGCACAAAGGGAGGAAGGCCAATTAGGCGATTTCAACAGGGAAAGTAAAATCTCTGCAGAGGGCCCGAGCGATAGAAGTGTACCCCAGCAGAAAACCCAACATGCAGATGGATTGAGCGATAAAAGTGCACTATCGCAGAATGATCAAAATTCAGACGAGGAAAATGTACACAGGGCCCATATTGACACGCTACGGAAGATGAAGTCAAACCCAGAAATA AATCTAAAGAGAGGGGAAGAAATAGTTAGAAATGTCTGTGTGTTTGTTTCGGACGATTTgacattaaaaaggaaaattgaaGCCCCGCCGGAGGAGTTTATAAATCGACTCTCCATGAAGGCTTTCCATTTGTACTTCCCCCCGTATGCCTCTTGTTACAACCAAATTTCAATG GCCCTGCTTTACCTAAGCGGAGACGTAGGTGACATCCTCATTGGACTGAAATACTTCATAGAGAATCTTGATGAGATAAACTTTTTAGTGCTCAGCTGTATTGCTAAtctgaaaaggaaaaaaaaagtgaagaggaACCAAGTGATCCTGCACCTCATCCAGTTCCTAAGAAATAGACTCTGCGAAGAGAACATAAATTATAAATACAGTCGGGAACATATGTTGGACTTTTACGATAATCTCATGCATAGCAAGAGGACATTTTTCGAGGCAG GACTTATGAAAGACGCGGTGGACGTGAAGGACTTGAGGCTAATCTACCTCTACACGCACGGCATTCGGATGAAGAAAGAAAGCAGCTTCGTGAAGGAGGTACTCCATCCGATCAGTGACTCACCCTCCGAAGCGGAGAATCCTTGTCGTGAAGGACAAGTGAAGAACGAAATGAATAGACGGAACCTTGTCATTTCAAGCAGCGGTCACGAATTAAATTtgaaatatagaaaaaaaaaaaagaaaaaaaaaaagaaaaaaaaaaaactggtgGGAGAGATCCCCGTCCCGAATGTACACCTAGGGTTACACTCATGTTTTAGAGAAAGATCCATCTACAATATAGGAAGTTGTaatagttcattttttttaaaaaaaaaaatgtgtaagtATACTTCCAAATATATTGAGAGGTACATGAAGGGTCGGAACATGTGCAGAAACGGAGACACCGGCATTTGCAGCTGTCTTTCCAGCATCATTGTAAGCGTATTTAGTGACGCCAAACTTCG GGAAAAGGTTAACATTGCCAAGAAGGAAGTCAAGAGTGTTAAAAATGCTTTTCTTAAAATTAAGAGAATAGAAAATTTGGTTGACAGGATGATCAAGTATGACCCTGAAAATGTGATCTATACCGGGGGAGACACCCTCCCCCAGAGAGCAATTCAAGAGGCACACAAATATAATGAAGATGAGGAGAGAGGTAGAAGCCAAGTGAAAAGGAAGCGCTCTCAAGTGGAAGCCGAACTTCCCAAGGAGGAACCCCCCCAAATGATTAACGGTGAAGTGACCACTTCAAATTGTTGTAACACTCGTGAAAGGACTTTCtctgaaatattttcctcagaaaatagaaaaaaaaaaaaaaaaaaaacaggaaagaGCAAGGAGAATAATGCAGACAGGGAGGGTGACGAAGAAGACTCTGATGCAGAGAGCGAAGAAAGCATAAAAACATACTACTACGAAAACTATGATTTTAATTTTGTATTTCTGGGaagtgtaaaaaagggaTCCGATCGGCACAGGTCTTTGTTGTTTAAG TTGCTTTGCGACTCGGTGGACATCCCCTGCAGATTTGTCCGTTATGTAAAGAACCAAAGAGTCAAGTATTTCAACCTCGTCCTAATTCCGTCTCTTCCAG AGCAAAATATTCCCGAGTGCATTATCCCCATTTTTTGGgaggaaaagacaaaaacgAAAACGAACACAAGTGGGCAGTCAAGGATCACCATTTCTAACTTTACGAATAATGTGAAAATGACTCTTGGATAtattgataatttttttttgaa AATATGGGAAGGTAACAACGAAGTTGTAAACCTAGACGATTACTTCATCTTTGAGAAAAAGCTGGGAGTGGGTGGATTTGGCGAAGTGTGGGACGTATCCCTAAAGGAGGATAGACAAGTTCAGAcctcatttttcttcccgAGCATAAAAGACACAGCGCACTTCGCGTTGAAAATTATGGATATGAA CGAATTCAACCTAAACGAGTCTGTGATTCTGCGGGAGAAGGCACATGCCAACGTCGTGAAGATATATTGCACCTTCAAGG GATACCAAATGTTGTTGAATAGGCAGCACCAGGAGGAGAGGAAGGAGTGCCTCTGCTTTCTACTGCAGTTGGCCGACACGTCTTTAG AAAAGGTCTTCTGCGACACGGGAGCGACATACAACCTGAATTTCGCGCGACTAACTCTGTTGGAGATAGCGAA CGTAATGTCATTCATTCACAAGCCAAATACCAAGCAGGAATTTTACATATATCGTGACTTGAAGCCAGACAACGTGTTGATGAAG GGAAAGGAAATCCTCCTGACGGACTTCAACCTGTCCAGGAAGGTCGACCAAGAATTCGAATATCTTATGAGTCAATGTTGTGGCACAAGGGGTCACTTGGCACCTGAGCAGAAAAGCGTGGCTTACAACAAGACTGTTGATATTTGGGCCTTTGCAGTTATTGtggcaaaatttttaaagcaCAAAAATTTCCACTACTTTTCACATGGAGGATATAAGGTGGACTTGAAGCATTTTGAGATTCAG GACAAATTTCTCATAAACTTGATGCTCTCCTGCATCGACGAGAACCCCTTCATGCGGCCCACATTTGCGGAAATTTCCAG GATGATTATTAACGAAATTGTGAGAAACGAGCTGGAGAGGTATGGGCGGAGCACATTTTTGAAGAGAGATTGA
- a CDS encoding monocarboxylate transporter, putative, translating into MAAILPQRAIPYLVLAGAFLYNLNIGIINSYGNLNIYLTSYLRHKGQNVTYRDVSFIYELTVITLGVSMLIGNVVQKKLGERVTILVCSFTTFISFYLSSVYAHSYLMLCLFMGGLYGLGYGISFTIPLSCTYKHFKKNRGLVSGIVISAISLSPFLYCPLQTLLINRNNVLPVESSGGSSGGPRERYFEDPHVLGRIPHVLFVQSVIFLIFGTCGAFFATMEVRGDGEKLLTSGNLDVGNKKSKHLDEQDKSLLDIERNDDQMGITTDKNKGNQDDGTNEGDNLGSRLAKSFKKKKKKKMGAGINDEDGEGILNGKKKKKKKKTFTRFFLNMLNVNTTIFSDNNVQKYYNKRCTEDVFFFFLWLSVVLFNSYINFVIMYWKIIGITYTSMEDKFITLNGSFINSMANIAGRLIWGSIYDKLQVHVTVTLLGTCICCACFLLPAISHIYILYAFTCALFYFCIGGSLVTIPIITLKKYGELHFPLNMSILYTTRIANTFLCSVVVRLFYSLFTLRCLSSAFGLISLAATVVMFFLTQS; encoded by the exons ATGGCGGCCATCCTGCCGCAACGCGCCATCCCGTATCTTGTGCTAGCCGGCGCATTTCTGTATAACCTTAATATAG GAATCATCAACTCCTATGGTAACCTTAACATCTACCTGACCTCTTACCTAAGACACAAAGGCCAAAATGTAACCTACAGAGATGTGTCTTTTATATACGAGCTGACAGTAATCACACTGGGGGTATCCATGTTGATTGGAAATGTGGTGCAGAAGAAATTAGGAGAAAGAGTAACCATATTGGTTTGCTCTTTCACgacttttatttccttctatttGTCCTCAGTATATGCCCACTCATACTTGATGTTGTGTCTGTTCATGGGGGGGCTGTACGGATTGGGCTATGGAATCAGCTTCACCATTCCGCTTTCATGTACATACaagcattttaaaaagaatcgAGGATTGGTTAGTGGTATTGTCATCTCTGCAATATCCTTGAGTCCATTTTTGTATTGCCCACTACAGACTCTGCTTATAAATAGGAACAATGTTCTGCCAGTGGAGAGTAGTGGAGGTAGCAGTGGTGGACCGAGGGAACGGTACTTTGAAGACCCCCATGTGCTTGGCAGAATTCCTCATGTGCTCTTTGTACAGTCTGTgatttttctaatttttggCACATGTGGTGCTTTTTTCGCAACGATGGAAGTAAGGGGGGATGGAGAAAAACTGCTTACCAGTGGTAATCTCGATGTAGGCAACAAAAAGAGCAAACACCTGGATGAACAGGACAAGAGCCTCCTTGATATAGAGAGGAATGACGACCAGATGGGAATAACTACGGACAAGAACAAGGGGAATCAAGATGATGGAACAAATGAAGGAGATAACTTGGGGTCTCGACTAGCcaaatcttttaaaaaaaaaaaaaaaaaaaaaatgggcgcGGGCATAAATGACGAAGACGGAGAAGGCATtctaaatgggaaaaagaaaaaaaaaaaaaaaaaaactttcacCCGTTTCTTCCTCAATATGTTAAACGTAAATACAACTATATTTTCAGATAATAATGTTCAAAAGTATTACAACAAAAGGTGCACAGaagacgttttttttttttttttatggctaTCTGTCGTGTTATTTAATTCctatataaattttgttaTTATGTATTGGAAAATCATTGGCATCACTTATACCTCCATGGAAGATAAATTCATTACCCTCAATGGCAGTTTCATTAACAGCATGGCCAACATCGCAGGGCGCCTAATATGGGGATCCATATATGACAAGCTACAAGTTCACGTGACTGTAACTTTGCTAGGGACTTGCATATGCTGTGCGTGTTTCCTCCTTCCAGCCATTtcgcacatatacattttgTATGCTTTTACGTGTGcccttttttacttctgCATCGGAGGAAGCCTTGTCACCATCCCCATCATCACCCTCAAAAAGTATGGCGAATTGCACTTCCCCCTGAATATGTCTATTCTGTACACCACACGCATTGCTAACACTTTTCTCTGCAGTGTGGTCGTCCGTCTTTTTTATAGCTTGTTCACTCTGCGATGCCTGAGCTCGGCCTTCGGCCTCATTTCGCTTGCCGCCACCGTTGTGATGTTCTTCCTTACGCAGTCGTAG